From Bradyrhizobium erythrophlei:
AAATCGCCACCCGATTCATCGGGACCGAAACTGCCGCCACCGCCGCCGCTGCGGCCGTCGAGCATAGTCAGGACTGAATTGAAGCCTTGCAGCACCACTTCGGTCGAGTATTTCTCGACGCCGCTGGCGTCGGTCCATTTGCGGGTTTGGAGCGCACCCTCGATGTAAACCTTGGCGCCCTTCTTCAGATATTGCTCGACGATCTTGCAGAGCGGCTCGGAGAAAATCACCACCCGGTGCCATTCGGTCTTTTCCTTGCGCTCGCCGGTCGCCTTGTCGCGCCAGGTATCGGACGTCGCCACGCTCAGATTGGCAATTGGCCGCCCATCCTGCGTCCGCCGGATCTCGGGGTCCTTGCCGAGGTTTCCGACCAGAATCACCTTGTTCACGCTTCCCGCCATCGCCGCTCTCCACTCCAAGAAAACTTCAAGAAAATACCGGGCTGGCCGGCCTGCTCGCCGCATCCTGGGCTAGAGCACCGGCGCAACCACCTTGAAGCCGACCCTATACGCTCGCTGGCCCCGCCAGCGGGCCGATCCCCCGGTTATCCACATATAGCATCTGCTCCGGCCGTGTTCCAGTTTTGTTCCAAAGAAAAACGAGGCCTTTGCGGGCGCAGCGGGAGCGTGTGATGGTACCAGATGCGGACGTTGAAGTGCGGCAAAAATCTGTCACAATTCGGGTTCCCCAGAGTTCCCAAAACCCCTAATGAATCATTAGCTTCGGGTAATTCCACTTCATCCGTGAGTGTTGCTTTTCGGAGACGGCATTATGGGATGAATCAGCTATATTCATGCCGACATTCGGATCGCCTCAAAGATCCTGACGCCCACTAGTTGGGCTTAGCCAGAAGCAGAGCCAGAGAGGATACAATGAAGAAGATTCTGTTGGGAACGGTTGCTCTTGCGACGCTGGGCATGGCGGCTGCGCCCGCCTCGGCCGCAGACCTTGCGGCGCGCCCCTACACCAAGGCACCGCCTCCGATGGTCGCCGCAGTCTATGACTGGACCGGGTTTTACATCGGTATCAACGGCGGCGGTGGCTCCGCCCGCAACTGCTGGGACCTCGTGGCCGATTCTGTTGGTGATTTCCCTGGGCGGGAAGGTTGCCATAACGCAACCGGCGGCACCGCCGGTGGTCAAATCGGTTATCGCTGGCAGACGGCCAATTGGGTGTGGGGCGTCGAAGGCCAGGGCAACTGGGCTGATTTCCGCGGCAGCAATGTCAGCCTTCTCTTTGCGCCCGACTTTAACCGTTCGCGGGTCGATGCATTTGGGTTGATCACCGGTCAGGTCGGTTACGCATGGAACAACGTCTTATTCTACGTAAAGGGCGGTGCTGCCGTCACTGGCGAAAAGTTTGATGCGTTCACTGGGGCCACCGGCGCGCTGCTAGCCTCGGCGAACCAAACACGTTGGGGTGGCACAGTCGGTGCGGGCCTGGAGTTTGGCTTTGCTCAGAACTGGTCTGTCGGTGTCGAGTACGATCATCTGTTCATGGGCTCGCGCAACGTCACTCTGACCGCACCGCTTTTCTCCGAGACGGAACACATCAAACAGGACGTCGATATGGGTCTGGTGCGCGTGAACTATCGCTTTGGCGGTCCGGTAATCGCGAAGTACTGATCTCAGCCTGAACTGAACAACGACACCTGAAAAGGCCGGCCTCGCGCCGGCCTTTTTGCTGCGCTCCTCAGGCCGCGTGGGTCACGGCTTTCGGTTGCACGGCGGTTGATTTTCCCATTCATGAGGCTTTTTGCATGTGGCTTTTTAGCGACGGTATTTTCGTGCCAGCGGGGCTACCTCTCGGTTCCAGGATGGAACTGCCGGTCTCGAGTCGGCGGATTCGAAATCGGAAGCGTGAGTTGGAACAGGAACGAGATGAAAAAGGCAGTAGTTGCGGCGATTGGTTTGTTGGCATCAAGGGCCGCCCCGGCGCTCGCGGCGGATCTTCCTGCGCGAACCTATACCAAGGCGCCCTCGATGGTCGCGGCGGTCTATGACTGGAGCGGGTTTTATCTTGGTATCAATGCCGGCGGCGCAACGAGCCGCGACTGCTACACCATCACCAGCGTCGCAGACGCGGCGGTGACGCCGAACTCCGAGGGCTGTCACAACGCAACGGGCGGCCTGGCCGGCGGTCAGATCGGTTATCGCTGGCAAAGCGCCAGTTGGGTGTTCGGCGTGGAAGCCCAGGGCGATTGGGCTGGCCTGAAGGGATCGAATGCGAGCCTGACGGCGATTATTCCCTACACCAACCAGACCAAGATCGACGCCATCGGCCTGTTCACCGCTCAGGTCGGCTACACCTGGAACAATGCCCTCTGGTACGTGAAGGGCGGCGCCGCGGTTACCGACAACAGCTACAGCAGCTTCTTCCCCGTAGGCAACGTCTTCGCCGCAGCCGGTGTCCCCTTCAATCAGGTGACCGATACCCGATGGGGTGGTACGGTAGGAACCGGTATTGAATTCGGCTTTGCGCCGAACTGGTCGGTCGCTGCCGAATACGACCATCTGTTCATGGGCAATCCCAACGTGACGTTCCCGGCATCGGCCGTTGCCGTCACGCGCAGCGACAATATCCGTCAAAGCGTCGACATGGGAACGGCGCGGCTGAACTACCGCTTTGGGGGTCCCGTCATCGCCAAGTACTGATGCCAAGTACTGATCTCGGCCTCGACTGAGAAACTCGAATTTGAGAAGGCCAGCCTCGTGCCGGCCTTTTTGCGTTCCGGCTTGCCTGCGTTCGAGCGGAGCTGCTGCCTGCTGCCGCCATATCGGGCTGAAACCGCAACAAACCGTTGATGGTTCGCAACTGACACTGGAAATCCCGCTCCGTTCTTCCTACGTTCCGAGTTCACCCATTGGCGTCATTTCCCCGGCCCTTAAGCTCCGAGGATGCGCGCCTGAACGCGGCGCGTCTGAAAGCGTCTGGAAATGCCGACATGGATGAAGTGATCAGGGCGAAGCGCCAGCAGACCGGCTCCTCGATGCGCGCGATAACGATTCGCGGCGCGCGCGAGCACAATCTCAAGAACGTCGATCTGGAAATTCCGCGCGACAGACTGGTCGTGTTCACAGGGCTGTCCGGCTCCGGCAAATCCTCGCTGGCGTTCGACACCATCTATGCTGAGGGACAGCGGCGCTATGTC
This genomic window contains:
- a CDS encoding single-stranded DNA-binding protein, which translates into the protein MAGSVNKVILVGNLGKDPEIRRTQDGRPIANLSVATSDTWRDKATGERKEKTEWHRVVIFSEPLCKIVEQYLKKGAKVYIEGALQTRKWTDASGVEKYSTEVVLQGFNSVLTMLDGRSGGGGGSFGPDESGGDFGSSGPSVAAPRRAVAAGAGARNSDIDDDIPF
- a CDS encoding outer membrane protein is translated as MKKILLGTVALATLGMAAAPASAADLAARPYTKAPPPMVAAVYDWTGFYIGINGGGGSARNCWDLVADSVGDFPGREGCHNATGGTAGGQIGYRWQTANWVWGVEGQGNWADFRGSNVSLLFAPDFNRSRVDAFGLITGQVGYAWNNVLFYVKGGAAVTGEKFDAFTGATGALLASANQTRWGGTVGAGLEFGFAQNWSVGVEYDHLFMGSRNVTLTAPLFSETEHIKQDVDMGLVRVNYRFGGPVIAKY
- a CDS encoding outer membrane protein: MKKAVVAAIGLLASRAAPALAADLPARTYTKAPSMVAAVYDWSGFYLGINAGGATSRDCYTITSVADAAVTPNSEGCHNATGGLAGGQIGYRWQSASWVFGVEAQGDWAGLKGSNASLTAIIPYTNQTKIDAIGLFTAQVGYTWNNALWYVKGGAAVTDNSYSSFFPVGNVFAAAGVPFNQVTDTRWGGTVGTGIEFGFAPNWSVAAEYDHLFMGNPNVTFPASAVAVTRSDNIRQSVDMGTARLNYRFGGPVIAKY